The following coding sequences lie in one Pectobacterium sp. A5351 genomic window:
- a CDS encoding ABC transporter substrate-binding protein, which translates to MCNRWTRQHCRRLLLSALLMVGLSPLAGQAEQIAQTSTVIKDVLGREVRVNTPVQRVMLGEGRQLYLVAMLDREDPAKRIVAWRRDLIQSDPATWHQYRDRFPQLTKIPTFDGTEKGTFDVEQAVSLKPDVIIMNIEAQRAIVDAGYDRILDSVGIPIVYVDFRYHPLENTAPTLRLFGKLFHQEARAEAFLAFREAQLKRVSDLLAAKKPRSPRVFIERLGGYTDECCLTFGRDNFGKFVQLAGGDNVAAKSAPNTFMQMHPEQVIVENPEIVVITSGNFEAFVPGGRWIGLGPGQDMTEGRKRLEWFLGRPAYTNTVAKQQRAFHAIWHQFYNGPYDFIAIQQLAEWFHPDLFRDINADDTFRQLHQQFLPVDYQPGYFVSLEQ; encoded by the coding sequence ATGTGTAATCGTTGGACGCGGCAACATTGCCGTCGGTTATTGCTGAGTGCGCTGTTGATGGTCGGTCTGTCGCCGCTGGCGGGTCAGGCTGAGCAAATCGCGCAAACGTCAACCGTCATCAAGGACGTGCTGGGGCGTGAGGTGAGAGTCAACACGCCAGTGCAGCGCGTTATGTTGGGCGAGGGGCGTCAGCTTTATCTGGTTGCGATGCTCGACAGGGAAGATCCGGCGAAAAGGATTGTCGCCTGGCGGCGCGATCTGATTCAGTCCGATCCGGCAACGTGGCACCAGTATCGCGATCGTTTCCCACAACTGACGAAAATCCCGACGTTCGATGGTACGGAAAAGGGCACGTTTGACGTGGAGCAGGCGGTGTCGCTCAAGCCGGACGTCATCATTATGAACATTGAGGCGCAGCGGGCGATTGTGGATGCGGGCTATGACCGGATACTGGATAGCGTCGGCATTCCGATTGTGTATGTCGATTTCCGTTATCACCCGTTGGAAAACACCGCGCCAACCCTGCGTCTTTTCGGCAAGCTGTTTCATCAGGAAGCGCGTGCCGAAGCGTTTCTCGCGTTCCGTGAGGCGCAGCTAAAACGCGTTTCCGACCTGCTGGCGGCCAAAAAACCGCGCTCTCCACGCGTGTTCATTGAGCGATTGGGAGGGTACACCGATGAATGCTGCCTGACGTTCGGCCGGGATAACTTCGGTAAGTTCGTACAACTGGCCGGTGGCGATAATGTTGCGGCGAAAAGTGCGCCGAACACGTTTATGCAGATGCACCCGGAACAGGTGATTGTGGAGAACCCGGAAATCGTCGTCATCACTAGCGGCAACTTTGAAGCCTTCGTGCCCGGTGGGCGCTGGATTGGATTGGGGCCGGGGCAGGACATGACGGAAGGGCGCAAGCGGCTTGAATGGTTTTTGGGGCGGCCTGCGTATACCAACACCGTTGCGAAACAGCAACGCGCCTTCCATGCCATCTGGCACCAGTTCTACAACGGCCCCTATGATTTCATTGCGATTCAGCAACTGGCTGAGTGGTTCCACC